Within Harpia harpyja isolate bHarHar1 chromosome 4, bHarHar1 primary haplotype, whole genome shotgun sequence, the genomic segment CATGAAAAATATCTACAAAATTATGACTTACCAACTTTTTGTCAACTAACTTTAATAGAAAAACCTTCATGTCAGTTGTGACTTTGCATAGTGCTGTGTTTAGAGAGAATGCTGTCATATCCTTGGTCATGATGTGCCTCCTTCTGAGGCTGAAACACTCTAGGATATCAAGCGCACATGCAGAAGTTTTCTATACCTTTTCTACCATTCTTGGAATGTTTTCCAGCTCTATCGTGTTATTTCTGAGACAGGGTCACCAAAGTTACAACACTCAAAATACAGCCCAGGGTATCTATGTGCCCTAGACAGATAAGGTGGAGTTAATGATGTTCTTCATTTTGATCTTCTGTGTATTGAATGGAgaatcatctttgtggccatAACCTTTAGGGGGACATATCCCCAAATTTCATAGTTCTCCATGGAAGACCCCAGCTGTATTCCATTCATCCAAACATTCTCACTGTCTAGATCCACAGGGTTTTCCTCATTCTCTGTTCAAGATACAGTGAGATTCCTTATTCCCCTTTGATACTCTCTTTTAATTTCCTTAGCCACACCAGTGACTTTCTCCTGAAAATCCTTCTTTCCCTCTAACTGAGCCTCTTACTAGGTGCTGTCTCCATTCTCCCTATTTTAACCTCTTCTGAACTTCATCATATGATATGTAGCACAGTGCCTGTCAGGCAGCAAGGTAATTATGAGACAGGAAAACAAATACTCTTTAAAGGTTAATTTAAAGTGTAGATTGACATCTGTGGAGGTAGTTGTAATGTACAAGATGCAGGAGGTAACAATATAGTACCCTCTAGAGGGATTTGGCATAAGCACAGTTGATTCTTTGAAATAATCCGCATACCATTTACTATGAACATTGTATCTCTTTCTAGATGATGTGTGTAGTCtaagtaaaacaaagaaacagaaatcagcaTTACTAGAATCTCATTCTTCCTGTTGTGTGTCACTGGAAGTATTTGTGTAGCACAATGTCTGTTTCCAAGTGTTGAGAAAGTTTGCATGGCAATGTGACCTGTGTGCTTCTGGAAACTAATTTTGCGTCTATTCTTTCGATCCACACCCTTGTGCGTCGACCTGTTTTACCTTTAATCAATGGTGTTAGCTCCTCTCCCACAAAACCCACATTTTCTTTGAGTCTTTATTCACCACTAGAGGCCACTCCCTGAGCATACAGCCCTGCCTCAGCAGTTAAGCCTGCAAGTCTATGTGCAAGTGAAATATACCCTTCACTTGTGCAGCCTCAGGGTTAATTTTGGCCCCTCGTTTGCCCGGGATACTCTGCTAGCCTTTGCAGCTCAGGCCActatgtgcatttttttaaaacttagctTCACCATAGACATCCTGTCTTGGTGGGGGTTAGGACAGAGCCTCCTGCAAACAGCTGTACAAGCTGAACCTGCCTCAGGGGAGAACTACAGGAAGACTGGCGTGCTGGGCATGGACTAGGATTTTATGTTCCTTTCCAGGTTTTCCACTGGTGGCTTTACTTGCGAGCTGCACAGCCTATAGCTGACTTCTGTTCTGTGTGGTCTAGGTGGTAGCTGTACAATGGACTAAGACTTCCAAATGAGTCTGAGGAATTCAGATGCTAActtctcattaaaattaataaagctgTGGTTTGTGATCTGCCTACTTTGGCAGCCCTCTCTCCTCCAAAATATCATGCAGAAATTCCTGAGATTCCTCAAACATGCACAAGAGACTGCTCTGAAAGGCCTAGGACAAtacatttcatttcctttggtcTCTGAATTTGTTAGTCTTCAGAAGgcaaagttatttttttcaactAAAAGTCTCTGGAAATGGGTTTTATCCATGGGGGTGGGCTGCGATGAAAGAAGCTACTGTTTGTTTGCATGAACAAAGTTGTCCCAATCACAGAAGAAAGCTATGctataatttatttgaaataatgactgtaaaaaagcatataaaaagcTGGACAGAAGCAAATGCAACTCCCAAAAGATAGCTAATAACAAGAGAGTGCTTTCTGATTATTTGTTTGCTGACTTGCTCCAAGCTGTTGCAGCAGCCAAGCAATCAAATTTTTTGCAAATTGTAGTCAGGAATGTTTTGAAGTACCAGTTGGATGTGGCTCAGtttatgttaattttcttcacagtacaGATCTTCCTATATCCAGAAGTAAACATTCCAGGTACTTTCACATGTAATTCATTTGTCACAGGTAGAAGGCAAATATTGCTGTTAGTATTAACATTTTATGGAGGAGAACTTTGTAAAGATCctgtaaattttatttccttttaacttcTCTTCTGTTCAAAAACAGATCCCTAGTTTGTGCATTTCCAGTTTAAACTGATGAGTGTCAGTTAAGTTTTTGTGAATCACAAATTGAAACATTCCTTTCATTTTGCAATCATGATTCTGTAATCATTCATGTTTCTTTGTGTCAGGCCTGGATGGGCACTGATTTGTTGCCAGCTTTATCAGCATTCATATAGTGCTGAGATGCTGCAGTCTGTTCTGGGGTGATACTCAATTGCTATTGAGTCTTAGAGCTCAGCTCCACAAGAGTATCTGgcacattattaaaaaacaaaggcaCAGCCCAGGATGCTTCAAGAATATTATGATCTGCCCTGAATGCTCAGAAATTGTGCTTTAACTCTAAATTTCATTATCAACTATTGTCATGTATCATCAACTTTTCTACCTGGAGGCATGTGTTGGCatggctttgtattttctttttaagtgtttACACCTACAGAATGGAAGAAAACCTACACACAAGATTCTGGTTGCATCAGAcagaaatgaagttttattaGCGACATTTTCCTGATACAGAACAATCCAAGCAACGAACAGGTTGAATCTATAAAGCAAGTAGCTCAAGTGCCAATGATTGAAGCCACAAAGCATTCCAGGCAGAAGAAGCACATAGCATGCATGTCAGGTGGGCAGGTGGCCCATCTGAGTAGCTCTGACGGGCCTTTTTGGATAGATGGCATCAGCAACATTGAGGAACTGTTAAGAGCATCTGTCTTTCCTCAGGAGCGTGGGGAATGTAGAGGATTTGGGCCAATTTCTGTTTGAAAGGTCTTGCACTGTAGGATCCTCAATGCATATTCTTAGTCAAAAGATTTTCTTCCATACCCTGTTTAGAAATAAAGTATTAATTCCTCCAGTACTGGCAGTGAATCTCTGAGGCACCAGTATCTACCAGACAGAAAAGAAGCTTCATTATGAGATAGGTGACCATAAGAACTCCAAAAGCATAAAGGAAAACTTCAGCATGGTACAAAAGCAGCAGTATTTATAAGATTCTGCAAAGAATGAGAGATGAACAAAACCTGTTTGGGTTTTAACTACATGATTAGCTGATGTCACCCACAAAATTGAATAGATATTGAATGTGTGTTTCTTAAGCAGAGTTGATCCTTTCCATACAAATAGGAAAGAATTTTTAATACAAGTAAATCTAACACTTTCCAGAAATTTTAGTTTATCCTGGGTACTGTTTACCTCCAAAAGAATATGTTGATACAGTGTATAAATTAGCAAGGATGGGACTGAGAGAACAGTGTGCCCATACAACAGTTCTCACCTTGGCTTTCACCACCGCTCCTGCAGGACTGAGACTGGGAAGATGAAGAGTAGGAGTGGGAACTGCTGACGCCTCCTgacatccttcctcctcctcctcctcctccaacaaTACTACTGCATCCACCACCACTTCCTCCTCCCATTCCTCCTCCACCACTTCCTCCTCCCATTCCTCctcccattcctcctcctcccattcctCCTCCGCCACTTCCTCCTCCCATTCCTCCACCCATTCCGCTGCTGGAGGAAATGCTACCACCTCCGTATCCACCACTCATGctaccacctcctcctcctcttcctcctccagaaGAATAGCCACCACCTCCTATTCTACCACTTCCCATGCCTCCTCCCATTCCTCCTCCCATTCCTCCTGCTGGGATTctgcaaaaagagagaaaggagaaaaaaagttaatcaaaTGCATTTTTGATCTCAGAAGGAAATCTATCTACAGATACTGCATGGAAGCCTGCACTTCTCTTGTCTGTACTTCCCCTTTTTAGAACCTAGCACAGATCAGCAAGACAACTGATGCAGTGCCAAAAATCAACCTCTCCTTCAATGTCAGCCTGAATGGAAGAGTTTTTGCTTTTCCCGCGCTCTGGTCAGATATTTCTTGCAAGGTTTAGCATTGCTGCTTTATCAGTGTATGGTGTCACTGCACTCCAAATtggaaaggcagaaaatgaagctTTAGCTGTTCTTTCAGGTGCCACTTACAAGCAGAAGCAGGCTCACTGCATAAGGGAAACCAAAGTAGCTTGAATTTTCAGAGAATTGCACACTGAAACTTCTATGAAGGTTTGGAAAACTATGGTCATTTTTCTGCTTACGGTCTTTTCCTAGGTGACTTATGTCTGTTCAGTTCCTGGCATTTTCTGGAACCAGGGTAAAGGTAAGGCTCTGTATGTGCGTTTCCCTGTGAAGCCCCAAGTCGGTAGTTCAgaatttctgcattaatttttctTCAAGTAATTTGTATTCTGAACAGGTTTGCCAAGAAATGTATAGCACACCAAACCTGGGAGGCAATTGGTCAAGATAGCTGAATTAGCCTCATTTCAGTACaaaatctgttttgcaaatgTAGACTGTTAATTTCCTGTCTTTGTAACTAATCTAGCAACCCTGGGTCTCACACAATGCTGTGTTCTTTTGTCAGTTTACATACACAAGGTCTTGCTGCCCTTCCTCAAGCAGTGCCCGGTACTGAGCAATCTCCTGCTCCAGGCGGGTCTTGATGCCCAGGAGCATCTTGTACTCTTCATTCTGACTCTCCATCTCACAGCGGATGCTGGCCAGCTCCTCCTCCAAGGGTCCGATCATACCCTGGATCTGCTGCAGCTGCATGTTATAGCGACGTTCTGTGTCTTCCAAGTTGGATTGCAGAGAGTCTACctgcaaatggaaaacaaaatacagtggTTTTGGGAATGTGGCAAGTTTAActaatttttgtggaaaaatttGATATCTtcacaaaccagaaaaaagcaTATCTTTGAAGAGAAGTAATCCAGTGTCCCATTCTCTACAGATGGAGTACTTTCTATGTGTAACCATTCTTTCATTCTAGTTGCACATACAGCCTGTGTCACAGGTGAAGCAGAAGTAAATACCTTTACTTACCATGCTGATTTGTGACTGCAGCTCAATTTCCAGGCTTTGATATTCACGTCTCAGCTCAGAGATCTGTTGGTTACTTGACTGTATCTCCTGGCCACTTGAGTGGACTTGTTGATTAACTTCTTCCATCTGAAAAATTCACATACAAAATTGAGGCATTTTTGATAATAAGAAAACATTGTGGGGTTATCATAACAGCAATAAGAAAGCAATTAATATGCTTGAAGAAAGATGTAATGTAGACTGACCATGTATATTTCCCACATGCCGCTCTGCTAACTCACTCTGTGTAATTCACCTTGCTGCTGGAACACAGAGATTCTACATGCTTTACCACATAACCTTAGTACTCCAGAACTGACCTGTTACAGTAAACTGCTTAAAGCCATTTAAAGTTAATGTCCCTTAAATAATACATGACAAGTTGCCTTTCTTCTGCTGGATGTAAGTAGGTCCagttctttctgaaaaatttagTAGCCAAAAAAACCCTGCGCTTTACCTTGGTTTCATACCAGCTTTCCACCTCTCTCCGGTTGTTCTCAATAAGCCGTTCGTATTCGCAAcgcatttcatttaatttttccaTCAAATTAATGCCAGGGGTAGCATTGACCTCCACATTGACATCTCCACCAGATTGTGTTTGCAGTCctttcatttcctgaaaaaaaaaaaaacaaaaccccgcCAGGTTCTCAAAGGGTGAAGGTAAGGAGAAATGTCATAGTttcaaataaaggaaaagaaagggacaCAAATCCTCACACAGCTGTATCGCTCCTGCAAAGGGGGCCTCATCTACCCTTGTCGTGAAAGGGAACAATTCTGCCATCCCTAAGGCAAACTTTACAGTGGACAATAGCCAGGCACCACGTATGCATTGACACTGACACTTTCTCCTCAGGGTCATAAGAAATTTTATGCAGTATGCTCTTTGTGAAAAtccttttatatatttttcttctcaatgGGAAATATCATTGCAGGTAGTATAAATAGTTTCTTTTGATTTCTCCATATATTCTATCCAATTTTCCTTCCATGAGTTCGGGAACAAAACTGTACTTTGTCCTGAAAGCCATTCATTTCCCTGGTCTCATTTTGCCACATGTTGACCTAGGTGTCTTATTACATCAGTCACGGGCAGCTGTGGGTGGATGCTACATACTCCTGAAAATCAAAGCCAGATTGTGTCAAGTTGGATGATCAAAGCCAGCAGCCAAAATCTGGTTACTGCTAGTGGAAGAAATCCACAGGAAATTCTCTGAGTGTTGAGTTTTTGTTAGTTATTATTTTAAAGTGTGGAGAAACTTACCTCTTCGTGGTTCTTCTTAAGATAGATCAATTCCTCTTTTAGGGATTCAAACTGTGTCTCCAAGTCAGATCTGGCTAGAGTCAGTTGATCCAAAAGTGGACGTAATCCGTTAATATCACTTGCCACACTCTGATGGAGAGTATATTCAGTTTCATACCTAAACAACAGACAAGAAAGATAGTAAAAGTGCTGCCAGACCTCTTTGTTTGTTATCTTGATTATGAACAGTTCCCATCAGTACACCTTTGGTGTTTAATCCCATTGCTCAGTTCTTAAAAGAAAGGACCTAATTCTTTTTCCATCTCCAATAGGTTTGTTTGATTTCAGTAGAATTTCTCTCTGTGAGATTTGTATGATGAGGATTATGCTTATAAATCTACATACAAGGATGGAGAAACTTAGAATGTAGTCCTTTAAATGGCAATCTTCAATAACTTGtctggagaaaaataataatgaaaaactaaaaaaaacatTCTCAGAATGCTTTTGCTAACAGTTATATATTCTGTCATTGGAGCCAAGAGGCTATTCCATCTACAAAGATTAATTGGCAATATGAACTGATGGGGTGTAAAGGGAGGCAAGGTGGAATGAAACAGGAAGGGAACAACTCACTTCAGTCTGAAGTCATCCACAGTCATTCTAGTGTTGTCAATGTCAAGAAGGATCTTGTTAAGGTCCACATTTGCACCAACAATCTGAAAGGGAGAGGGCAGATGTTAGTCAGTTGTCTTTTCAGTCTGACACATAGATAGAGGGAAGACATACCTGTGCAGAAACACATTACAGAATATCTTTATGGTAATGTCAAGCCTGACTAGTGCTGCAGGAGCTATAGatagagagaagagagaagagtgTATTGCTTCCAGTTAAAAGAAAGTGTCTTTGCTGTCAATTTTGGTTTACAaatgtctattaaaaaaaccttgtTGGAAATAATAACTAAATAAACTCTTCATATTCAAAAACAGTGGGAAAACATAATCACCATTGCATTTGGCAACAACCGTATTCATGTAGGAGACATGGGACTATTAAATGGCTGAGGGCTAGAATTAGACTAAATGCACATGTTGGCTCATCCTGCATATTCACAAGAAGATGCAATTAATATGGCCACTAGCAGCACAACATAAGCAAGCAATGATTATATCTCCTGTTCAAGAGAGTGGGGAACAAACAAGCAAGAGCACAGTGTTGAAGGGAGCACTGGACAGGCCCCATAATGGGTGCACTAGTAATGGTCTGCCACTGCACCAAACAATGCTACCTGTGCCAAATACAAGTGTGCCCGAATATGCATATCACCCACAGCAGAGAAAAACTGGTAGTCAGGCTTTGTCACCCCACCAGTCTGCTTCCTGACTAAAACAAAGGAGGGAATATATTGCCTCAAATAGGGATATTGTGCTGCAGGAGGCAAGTGCCATTCTAATGAGAATCTGTTCAAAGTTAGTCAAATTACATCTTACCTGGTTTTGCAGTTCTTCAATTGTTCTGTAGTATTGGCTGTAGTCCCTGGTAGAAGTGGGACCTTGATTTTTATACCACTCCCTGATCAGGTGTTCAAGTTGAGTATTTTCA encodes:
- the LOC128140970 gene encoding keratin, type I cytoskeletal 13-like isoform X2, encoding MSCGTKSSTSTTRISSGGGGGGGGGGGGSSRGVHKSGGYSSVSTRKYTSGGSGGFSGRSFGGGVSRNSYGGGFSSGSCGRISRSSYGGRMSGGSYGGGMGCGSMGGGFGSGGGGFGGMGGGYGAGLGGGSFGGGGYSGGGFSGFGGSGGFSGGSFGGGGYGGGSFGGVGFGEDAGLLSTNEKLTMQNLNDRLASYLDKVRRLEDENTQLEHLIREWYKNQGPTSTRDYSQYYRTIEELQNQIVGANVDLNKILLDIDNTRMTVDDFRLKYETEYTLHQSVASDINGLRPLLDQLTLARSDLETQFESLKEELIYLKKNHEEEMKGLQTQSGGDVNVEVNATPGINLMEKLNEMRCEYERLIENNRREVESWYETKMEEVNQQVHSSGQEIQSSNQQISELRREYQSLEIELQSQISMVNSLQSNLEDTERRYNMQLQQIQGMIGPLEEELASIRCEMESQNEEYKMLLGIKTRLEQEIAQYRALLEEGQQDLVIPAGGMGGGMGGGMGSGRIGGGGYSSGGGRGGGGGSMSGGYGGGSISSSSGMGGGMGGGSGGGGMGGGGMGGGMGGGSGGGGMGGGSGGGCSSIVGGGGGGGRMSGGVSSSHSYSSSSQSQSCRSGGESQGYGRKSFD
- the LOC128140970 gene encoding keratin, type I cytoskeletal 13-like isoform X1, translated to MSCGTKSSTSTTRISSGGGGGGGGGGGGSSRGVHKSGGYSSVSTRKYTSGGSGGFSGRSFGGGVSRNSYGGGFSSGSCGRISRSSYGGRMSGGSYGGGMGCGSMGGGFGSGGGGFGGMGGGYGAGLGGGSFGGGGYSGGGFSGFGGSGGFSGGSFGGGGYGGGSFGGVGFGEDAGLLSTNEKLTMQNLNDRLASYLDKVRRLEDENTQLEHLIREWYKNQGPTSTRDYSQYYRTIEELQNQIVGANVDLNKILLDIDNTRMTVDDFRLKYETEYTLHQSVASDINGLRPLLDQLTLARSDLETQFESLKEELIYLKKNHEEEMKGLQTQSGGDVNVEVNATPGINLMEKLNEMRCEYERLIENNRREVESWYETKMEEVNQQVHSSGQEIQSSNQQISELRREYQSLEIELQSQISMVDSLQSNLEDTERRYNMQLQQIQGMIGPLEEELASIRCEMESQNEEYKMLLGIKTRLEQEIAQYRALLEEGQQDLVIPAGGMGGGMGGGMGSGRIGGGGYSSGGGRGGGGGSMSGGYGGGSISSSSGMGGGMGGGSGGGGMGGGGMGGGMGGGSGGGGMGGGSGGGCSSIVGGGGGGGRMSGGVSSSHSYSSSSQSQSCRSGGESQGYGRKSFD